One Cucurbita pepo subsp. pepo cultivar mu-cu-16 chromosome LG07, ASM280686v2, whole genome shotgun sequence genomic region harbors:
- the LOC111799276 gene encoding probable protein phosphatase 2C 34, which produces MGHFSTMFNGLARSFSFKKGRNSGNLGNEGGREAAKAMVKEAKKKDSILCTSGFLNADGSESFASVFSKRGNKGVNQDCCIVWEEFGCQDDMLFCGVFDGHGPWGHFVAKTVRESMPPSLLHHWQQGLAQAFLEPELESEKKHQRFELWKHSFLRTCAAIDHELEQHRKIDTVYSGTTALSIVKQGELVVLANVGDSRAVLATTSDDGSVVPVQLTVDFKPNLPQEAERIRQCNGRVFCLSDEPGVHRVWLPDEESPGLAMSRAFGDYCIKEFGLISVPEVTCRSITRRDQFIILATDGVWDVVSNQEAVEIVSSTLDRAKSSKRLVECAVRAWKRKRRGIAMDDISAICLFFHSSSDQDHLVS; this is translated from the exons ATGGGGCATTTCTCCACCATGTTCAATGGTTTAGCAAggtcattttctttcaaaaaaggTAGAAATTCCGGGAATTTAGGCAACGAGGGAGGTCGAGAAGCTGCGAAAGCCATGGTAAAGGAAGCGAAAAAGAAAGACTCGATATTATGCACCTCTGGCTTCCTCAATGCAGATGGCTCGGAGAGTTTTGCTTCGGTGTTCTCGAAACGAGGCAACAAAGGAGTAAACCAAGATTGCTGCATCGTATGGGAG GAATTTGGATGCCAAGACGACATGTTATTTTGTGGAGTTTTCGATGGGCACGGACCGTGGGGTCATTTTGTCGCGAAAACCGTAAGAGAATCGATGCCACCATCGTTGCTGCACCACTGGCAACAAGGACTTGCTCAAGCTTTTCTTGAACCAGAATTGGAGTCGGAAAAGAAGCATCAACGATTCGAGTTATGGAAGCATTCGTTTTTAAGAACTTGTGCTGCTATCGATCACGAGCTCGAGCAGCATCGAAAAATCGATACGGTTTACAGTGGAACAACTGCCCTGTCCATAGTTAAACAG GGTGAACTAGTCGTGTTGGCCAACGTTGGCGACTCTCGAGCGGTTTTGGCTACTACTTCAGATGATGGAAGTGTAGTACCGGTTCAGCTCACCGTCGATTTCAAACCGAACCTACCTC AGGAGGCCGAGCGGATTCGACAGTGCAACGGGCGGGTGTTTTGTTTAAGTGATGAGCCCGGAGTTCATCGAGTCTGGCTTCCCGACGAGGAATCACCTGGATTGGCGATGTCGAGAGCGTTTGGTGATTATTGTATTAAAGAATTTGGGCTCATTTCAGTGCCAGAAGTGACATGTAGAAGCATAACTAGAAGAGACCAATTCATTATATTGGCAACTGATGGG GTATGGGATGTTGTCTCCAACCAAGAAGCAGTCGAGATTGTATCGTCGACACTGGATCGAGCAAAATCATCAAAACGTTTGGTCGAGTGTGCGGTTCGGGCATGGAAACGGAAGAGACGGGGCATTGCGATGGATGATATATCAGCTATCTGCCTCTTCTTCCACTCCTCATCAGATCAAGATCACCTTGTATCCTAG